In Pyricularia oryzae 70-15 chromosome 2, whole genome shotgun sequence, one genomic interval encodes:
- a CDS encoding eukaryotic translation initiation factor 3 subunit G yields the protein MVTESNSSPSERKQKTRDNLKMAAVAKPVQAWADDDDIDDGTTERLPDPQTIVNKDGTKTIISWRFNDQGQKVKTTRRVRLTTHREVVNPRVAERKKWEKFGLSAKDGPGPASDTTSVGENIIFRPSANWRKDQKDESKDANANAMKDKLKDKKVKCRICNGEHFTARCPYKDTMAPIGEAAPAGGVGGGGDDEGGILSAPGAAGGAGAKKGSYVPPALRGDRKEGEKMGGGAGGKYGERDDLATLRVTNVSEMAEEQELRDMFERFGRVTRVFLAKDRDTGLAKGFAFISFADREDAVKACNKMDGWGFKHLILRVEFAKKAT from the exons ATGGTCACAGAGTCGAACTCATCTCCGTCagaaagaaagcaaaaaacTAGAGACAATCTCAAAATGGCTGCAGTTGCGAAGCCCGTCCA GGCAtgggccgacgacgacgacatcgATGACGGAACCACCGAGAGGTTGCCCGACCCCCAGACCATCGTCAACAAGGACGGCACCAAGACCATCATCAGCTGGCGCTTCAACGACCAGGGCCAAAAGGTCAAGACGACGCGCCGGGTGCGGCTGACGACGCACCGCGAGGTGGTGAACCCGCGCGTGGCCGAGCGCAAGAAGTGGGAGAAGTTTGGCCTGTCGGCCAAGGACGGCCCTGGCCCGGCATCGGACACAACCTCGGTCGGCGAGAACATCATCTTCCGCCCCTCGGCCAACTGGCGCAAGGACCAAAAGGACGAGAGCAAGGACGCCAACGCCAACGCTATGAAGGACAAgctcaaggacaagaaggtcAAGTGCAGAATCTGCAACGGAGAGCATTTCACCGCCCGCTGtccctacaaggacaccatGGCCCCCATTGGCGAGGCTGCCCCCGCGGGCGgcgtcggtggcggcggcgacgacgagggtGGCATCCTGTCCGCGCCCGGTgcggccggcggcgccggtgCCAAGAAGGGCTCGTACGTGCCCCCGGCCCTGCGTGGAGACCGCAAGGAGGGCGAGAAGATGGgaggcggcgccggcggcaagTACGGCGAGCGCGATGACCTCGCCACGCTGCGTGTCACCAAC GTCTCGGAGATGGCAGAGGAGCAAGAGCTGCGGGATATGTTTGAGCGCTTCGGTCGTGTCACCAGGGTGTTCTTGGCTAAGGACCGGGATACGGGTCTGGCCAAGGGTTTCGCCTTTATCAGTTTTGCAGACAGAGAAGATGCCGTCAAGGCTTGCAACAAGATGGACGGCTGGGGTTTTAAGCATCTCATTCTCAGAGTCGAGTTCGCCAAGAAGGCAACCTGA
- a CDS encoding Sec1 family superfamily protein — translation MGVSVIQEQRDIIVETIKNITQGDWKVLVIDEQSKKIIDNVVKEDDILDKNIANIERIEERREMNPTMDAIYILSPLPHIVDCLVADFDRRRYRKSFLVWTGVLDPQLRRRIDSSPAARDLKAGFETLAIDFYPRESHLVTFRDPWSFPILYHPACNHLVRDHMVQLAQKIVGVCVTLGEFPKVRYYRPRNPTHEASVLCSHLARFVQEELEEYAQWNPNFPPTTSRPQGVLVVTDRSMDLMAPLVHEFTYQAMAHDLLNISDGEKVTYHMTINEGSARAEEKDMELHEKDKVWIDNRHRHMKDTIDKLMGDFQKFLDKNPHFRDEGNGDATNLNAIKDMLAGLPQFQEMKEAYSLHLTMAQECMNVFQKHKLPDIASVEQTLATGLDEDFKKPKNILDQVVRLLDDEAIPKPDRLRLILAYLIYRDGVIPEDVSRLLHHSQLPPQDNEVVTNLELLGARTTHALKDTRPPPAPLFPIDVKNLSQSEEYALSRFEPAVKHMLEHICKGTLDQTVFPYVKPPLDPNEDMVAGQGSLRAAKPSWAGASRRTTENRQRILVFAAGGATHSETRACYEISAKYSKDVFMTTSHMISPSLFIRQVTDLSADKRRLDLPQERPRPKAPAHLFERERPTPPPMGMGGPGQPPPRGGIPGIQQQGGPGGGLPPRMGGMGGAPPPRPPPPAGGIPSRPGPQPPTAAMGQMSMGGQPSHAQDEWPPSGAGRPSPSPNTSPAPAKPEKEKKKRNIFGIKKDKKEKS, via the exons ATGGGGGTTTCTGTGATTCAGGAGCAACGCGACA TTATCGTCGAGACCATAAAGAACATCACCCAAGGCGAc TGGAAAGTCCTCGTGATCGACGAGCAATCCAAGAAGATCATTGACAATGTCGTCAAGGAAGATGACATCCTCGACAAGAATATCGCCA ATATCGAGCGGATAGAGGAGAGGCGCGAGATGAACCCGACCATGGACGCCATATACATACTTTCCCCGCTACCTCATATTGTCGACTGTCTCGTGGCCGACTTCGACCGCCGGAGGTACAGAAAATCGTTTCTGGTGTGGACAGGCGTCCTCGACCCCCAGCTGCGCCGCCGTATCGACTCGTCGCCTGCCGCCCGCGACCTCAAGGCCGGCTTCGAGACCCTCGCAATAGACTTTTACCCCCGCGAGTCGCATCTAGTTACTTTTAGGGACCCCTGGAGCTTTCCCATCCTTTACCATCCGGCCTGCAACCATCTCGTGAGGGACCACATGGTGCAGTTGGCGCAAAAG ATCGTTGGTGTTTGCGTGACCTTGGGCGAGTTTCCCAAGGTTAGATACTATCGCCCTCGGAACCCGACGCACGAGGCGAGCGTTCTGTGTTCCCATTTGGCCCGCTTTGTTCAGGAGGAGCTCGAAGAATATGCTCAATGGAACCCCAATTTCCCACCGACGACGTCGCGGCCTCAGGGTGTTCTCGTTGTTACTGACAGATCCATGGACTTGATGGCCCCGCTTGTCCATGAATTTACGTATCAAGCCATGGCGCACGACTTACTCAATATTTCAGATGGGGAAAAGGTCACATATCACATGACTATCAACGAAGGCAGCGCGAgggcggaagagaaggacATGGAGCTGCACGAAAAGGACAAGGTTTGGATTGACAACCGGCATCGCCACATGAAGGACACTATAGACAAGCTCATGGGGGACTTTCAAAAGTTTTTGGATAAGAACCCGCATTTTCGAGATGAAGGCAACGGCGACGCAACCAATCTCAATGCCATTAAAGACATGCTGGCGGGCCTGCCGCAGTTCCAGGAGATGAAGGAGGCCTACTCGCTGCATCTCACCATGGCACAGGAGTGCATGAATGTGTTTCAAAAGCACAAGCTGCCCGACATCGCGTCGGTCGAGCAAACCCTCGCCACAGGTCTCGACGAGGACTTTAAGAAACCCAAGAACATCTTGGACCAGGTGGTGCGCCTGCTGGACGACGAGGCAATCCCCAAGCCCGATAGACTGCGTTTGATATTGGCCTATCTTATCTACCGGGATGGTGTGATTCCCGAGGACGTCTCTAGGTTGCTCCACCACTCTCAGTTGCCGCCGCAGGACAATGAGGTGGTCACCAATCTCGAGTTGCTGGGTGCCAGAACTACTCATGCGCTCAAGGATACGCGACCGCCTCCAGCTCCACTCTTCCCCATAGATGTCAAGAACCTTAGCCAGAGCGAGGAATACGCCCTCTCGCGTTTCGAGCCGGCCGTGAAGCACATGCTGGAGCACATTTGCAAGGGGACATTAGATCAGACCGTCTTCCCATATGTCAAGCCGCCGTTGGACCCGAACGAGGACATGGTAGCCGGCCAGGGCTCCCTCCGGGCTGCGAAGCCCAGCTGGGCTGGCGCCTCTCGAAGGACGACCGAAAACCGACAGCGCATCCTCGTCTTTGCGGCAGGCGGTGCGACGCATTCAGAAACGCGTGCATGCTATGAAATATCGGCAAAGTACTCCAAGGACGTCTTTATGACTACAAGTCACATGATAAGCCCGAGCTTGTTCATCCGTCAGGTCACGGACCTATCGGCAGACAAACGCCGTCTTGATCTTCCCCAAGAGCGGCCACGACCAAAGGCACCCGCACACCTCTTCGAGCGCGAGCGGCCTACCCCGCCGCCAATGGGAATGGGTGGGCCAGGACAGCCGCCCCCACGAGGAGGGATTCCCGGCATACAACAGCAGggcggccccggaggcggcCTGCCGCCGCGCATGGGAGGAATGGGAggagcgccgccgcctcgcccGCCTCCTCCTGCGGGAGGAATTCCCAGCAGGCCTGGACCCCAGCCTCCCACGGCCGCCATGGGTCAGATGAGCATGGGCGGTCAGCCGTCACACGCGCAGGACGAGTGGCCCCCGTCCGGGGCGGGCAGGCCAAGCCCGAGTCCAAACACGAGCCCTGCTCCTGCCAAGCcagagaaggaaaagaaaaagcgcAACATCTTTGGTATCAAGAAAGACAAGAAGGAAAAGTCATAA
- a CDS encoding phosphatidylethanolamine N-methyltransferase, whose protein sequence is MPDTMSATTKGGQEPVAPTNIRKRRGVQAEGDTESSTAQDGIGHAPTAQYEQSEDQEQAKLRQANKSYGRTPDGTVFTVPTTHDMVSQLLDPRQPKNLSDVIVLAILGMHILAAYALPSHLKRPVFAAIFIFWRASYNIGIGILLRVQSQHKLLVVKAKKWGIFEDPASGKNPRPWLYHLLKRELEAKIPEDYKLEEAPIEYNTWLLFRRVVDLILMCDFVSYCLFAAVCGSTPDGEAPWATVARWVMGWVLVGLNLWIKLDAHRVVKDFAWYWGDFFYLIDQELTFDGVFELAPHPMYSIGYIGYYGISMMAASYDVLFISIIAHLAQLIFLVVVENPHIEKTYNPPPPRSAGQMQPLDGAKDADSATRDSPATVHNMLGFKNIDLFRVPDYTTILLCIYLGVLSLATPKTEFWQAAFIVHAVLCRLWFSLGLGWILTFQSKEKRFTRHFVKYGESAGEAWRQWKGLYHVSTVMCHGSFIAACWKMYTVPADWTQEWSILKHVTGTGLVALQIWTAVSIYDELGEFGWFFGDFFFNNRTKLTYRSIYRFLNNPERVMGSLGLYGAALITWSRAIFVLALISHLLTLAFISYVEKPHMQKIYGQSIREEAGLTKFVKRSLPPPVKEWSDSVDKVLDEAKAFVEDFVESARPKLAAGVSTIVRDTTALFNTYPARLTISQLNPSLAGLDPKQYSLSLEGTVAQKAASGRSTGKESIHGRFPKDVKTLVLEYGAPIRVKWTAPANHSKNDWVGLYMVIDNRSREVTEVPSQGRWVPTCPGVYDRATDGGIITADKPLPSQPDMVQGEMVFEGDRLWWTQGTFELRYHHDGSHNVMSVSEPFEIKIGRFDEDLDEEVLATGGGVYERAVESELLPLVRNCLDRDPEIAPSTVDEPFGSPVERDSKYAKRVVYAIHHMFGIEFAPAVVPADGNVRKLAWRICNAKQVLAPYSMSKSRGTTTPLGEKFLETL, encoded by the exons ATGCCCGACACAATGAGCGCCACTACTAAAGGCGGCCAGGAGCCCGTCGCCCCGACCAACATTCGGAAAAGACGCGGCGTCCAGGCTGAAGGTGACACCGAAAGTTCAACAGCCCAAGACGGGATCGGCCATGCGCCCACTGCCCAATACGAGCAATCGGAAGATCAGGAACAAGCCAAGCTCAGGCAGGCCAACAAGAGCTATGGCCGCACTCCTGACGGAACCGTCTTCACGGTCCCCACCACCCACGACATGGTCTCGCAGCTTCTTGATCCTCGCCAGCCCAAGAACTTGAGCGATGTCATCGTGCTGGCCATTCTTGGAATGCACATACTTGCCGCCTACGCGCTGCCATCTCACCTCAAGCGCCCCGTGTTTGCcgccatcttcatcttctgGCGTGCCTCGTACAACATCGGCATCGGCATCCTCCTGCGCGTCCAGTCCCAGCACAAGCTGTTGGTcgtcaaggccaagaaaTGGGGCATTTTTGAGGATCCTGCATCCGGCAAGAATCCCCGGCCATGGCTATATCACCTTCTCAAACGCGAGCTCGAGGCCAAGATCCCTGAGGACTACAAGCTGGAGGAGGCCCCCATTGAGTACAACACTTGGCTCCTTTTCCGTCGCGTGGTCGATCTGATCCTCATGTGCGACTTCGTCTCGTACTGTCTCTTCGCCGCCGTGTGCGGCTCTACTCCTGACGGCGAGGCTCCATGGGCCACCGTTGCACGCTGGGTGATGGGTTGGGTGCTTGTTGGACTCAACTTATGGATCAAGCTCGATGCTCACCGCGTCGTCAAGGATTttgcctggtactggggtgACTTCTTCTACCTCATTGACCAAGAGCTCACTTTTGACGGTGTTTTCGAGCTAGCCCCTCATCCCATGTACTCCATTGGCTACATCGGCTACTATGGCATATCTATGATGGCTGCCAGCTACGATGTGCTTTTCATCTCAATTATTGCTCATCTTGCTCAGCTCATCTTCCTCGTCGTAGTCGAGAACCCACACATTGAAAAGACGTAcaatcctcctcctccccgtAGCGCTGGCCAGATGCAGCCGTTGGATGGAGCAAAAGACGCCGATTCCGCCACAAGAGACTCTCCTGCGACGGTTCACAACATGCTTGGCTTCAAGAACATCGACCTGTTCCGCGTGCCAGACTACACTACAATTCTGCTCTGCATCTACCTCGGCGTGCTTTCGCTCGCAACCCCGAAAACAGAGTTTTGGCAGGCAGCCTTCATAGTCCATGCCGTCCTCTGCCGCCTGTGGTTCTCGTTGGGTCTTGGCTGGATCTTGACTTTCCAGTCCAAGGAGAAGAGGTTCACAAGGCACTTTGTCAAGTACGGCGAAAGCGCCGGCGAGGCGTGGAGGCAGTGGAAGGGCCTGTACCACGTCAGCACCGTCATGTGCCATGGTTCGTTCATCGCAGCCTGCTGGAAGATGTACACGGTACCTGCCGATTGGACGCAGGAATGGTCGATCCTCAAGCACGTCACCGGAACTGGCCTGGTTGCTCTTCAGATCTGGACTGCCGTGAGCATCTACGACGAGCTGGGCGAGTTCGGCTGGTTCTTTGGCGACTTCTTCTTCAACAACCGCACCAAGCTGACCTACAGGTCCATCTATCGCTTCCTCAATAACCCGGAGCGCGTCATGGGCTCTCTAGGTCTATATGGGGCTGCTCTCATCACCTGGAGCAGAGCCATCTTTGTCCTTGCACTCATAAGCCACCTACTCACGCTTGCCTTCATCTCATACGTCGAAAAACCTCATATGCAAAAGATCTATGGCCAGAGCATTCGTGAAGAGGCTGGCCTGACCAAATTTGTCAAGAGATCCCTGCCCCCGCCAGTCAAGGAGTGGTCTGACAGCGTGGACAAGGTGCTTGATGAGGCCAAGGCTTTTGTAGAGGACTTTGTTGAGTCAGCCAGGCCCAAACTTGCCGCTGGAGTCTCAACGATTGTACGCGACACCACGGCCCTTTTCAACACCTATCCCGCACGCCTCACCATCTCGCAGCTGAACCCGTCCCTCGCCGGCCTGGATCCCAAACAATATTCTCTTTCGTTGGAGGGCACCGTGGCGCAAAAGGCTGCCAGCGGACGCTCGACCGGCAAGGAGAGCATCCATGGCAGATTCCCCAAGGATGTGAAGACATTGGTTCTGGAGTATGGTGCGCCTATCCGGGTCAAGTGGACGGCACCTGCAAACCACAGCAAGAATGACTGGGTTGGACTCTACATGGTGATCGACAACAGGTCCAGGGAGGTTACCGAGGTACCCTCTCAGGGTCGCTGGGTGCCCACTTGCCCTGGGGTTTACGACCGTGCAACCGACGGCGGCATCATAACTGCAGACAAGCCGCTACCTAGCCAGCCTGATATGGTTCAGGGAGAGATGGTTTTTGAGGGAGACAGGCTATGGTGGACTCAGGGCACTTTCGAATTGAGAtaccaccacgacggctcTCACAATGTCATGTCAGTATCTGAACCTTTCGAGATCAAGATTGGGCGGTTCGATGAGGACTTGGACGAGGAGGTCTTGGCCACCGGCGGCGGTGTTTACGAGCGAGCCGTCGAGTCGGAACTTCTGCCACTGGTACGCAACTGCCTCGACCGCGACCCCGAGATTGCCCCAAGCACCGTAGACGAGCCGTTTGGAAGCCCGGTCGAACGCGATAGCAAGTATGCCAAGAGGGTGGTTTATGCGATCCACCACATGTTTGGTATCGAGTTTGCACCCGCAGTTGTTCCGGCGGACGGGAATGTCAGGAAGCTGGCGTGGCGTATTTGCAATGCCAAACAAGTCCTT GCTCCTTACAGCATGTCAAAGTCCCGAGGAACTACGACGCCCTTGGGCGAGAAGTTTCTAGAGACTCTTTGA
- a CDS encoding thioredoxin-like protein 4A, with the protein MGSVVLPHLNTAWHVDQAILSEDERLVVIRFGRDGDPDCMKMDEVLFKIADKVKNFAVVYVCDIDQVPDFNQMYELYDPMTVMFFFRNKHIMCDFGTGNNNKLTLVLEEKQELIDIIETIYRGAKKGRGLVVSPKDYSTRYRY; encoded by the exons ATGGGCTCCGTCGTACTTCCCCATCTCAACACGGCATGGCACGTCGACCAAGCAATTCTGTCCGAAGATGAGCGCCTGGTCGTGATCCGGTTCGGGCGCGACGGCGACCCGGACTGCATGAAGATGGACGAGGTTCTCTTCAAGATCGCCGACAAGGTCAAGAACTTCGCCGTCGTCTACGTCTGTGACATTGATCAGGTGCCCGACTTCAACCAGATGTACGAACTATACGACCCCATGACCGTCATGTTCTTCTTCCGCAACAAGCACATAATGTGCGATTTTGGCACGGGTAACAACAACAAGCTTACCTTGGTG CTCGAGGAGAAGCAGGAACTAATCGACATCATTGAAACCATCTACCGTGGCGCAAAGAAGGGACGTGGTCTTGTCGTCAGCCCAAAGGACTACTCCACAAGATACCGCTACTGA